From one Triticum urartu cultivar G1812 chromosome 3, Tu2.1, whole genome shotgun sequence genomic stretch:
- the LOC125548151 gene encoding DNA repair protein RAD5B-like isoform X2 → MSCDGDEEERPVGGVTPTLPPPVKVKSESPDEVDLKMGPFYADSDEVIVKVEAHGEVEVKREPTDADSDKVKLESPAVVEAKIKREPIDADIKHGWVKKEEQPDEIKVPVKEEQGKTASPRHVKKEEEEEDSSEDEVEIIDPPPKSKKRNRGDDDDVVFIDLTTSRPAPYLNPKPIRAMPPPGATPLSDWKMVVAPQPAEMDEYPPDHREWVFFTKSYSTGLSTCRRRKWLDAGEVVHFAFPSHEGRIRVPYRQAVALSEIVRFSTNRSGEIGKLSPEWARCLAPLVSSSKVMIQGKMVFPMMELRLMQEVLLYVSFYIHRSSLYLISPKNECHPNNPLRGLFKLLRRFGVAEA, encoded by the exons ATGTCGTGCGACGGCGACGAGGAAGAGCGCCCCGTCGGCGGTGTTACCCCGACGCTGCCGCCTCCGGTGAAAGTGAAAAGCGAATCCCCCGACGAGGTCGATTTGAAGATGGGGCCATTCTATGCCGACTCCGACGAGGTGATTGTGAAGGTCGAGGCCCACGGTGAG GTCGAGGTAAAGAGGGAGCCAACCGATGCGGACTCCGACAAGGTGAAGCTTGAATCTCCCGCCGTGGTCGAGGCCAAGATCAAGAGGGAGCCAATCGATGCCGACATCAAGCATGGCTGGGTCAAGAAGGAGGAGCAACCCGACGAGATCAAGGTCCCGGTCAAGGAGGAACAAGGCAAAACTGCGTCGCCGCGTCATGTAAagaaggaggaagaggaggaggactCTAGTGAAGACGAGGTGGAGATCATTGACCCCCCGCCGAAATCCAAGAAGAGAAACCGCGGAGATGACGACGATGTAGTCTTCATCGATCTCACGACGTCCCGCCCGGCGCCTTACCTGAACCCAAAGCCCATCCGGGCAATGCCGCCGCCGGGGGCCACGCCATTGAGCGACTGGAAGATGGTTGTGGCGCCGCAGCCGGCGGAGATGGACGAGTACCCACCGGACCACCGCGAATGGGTCTTCTTCACGAAGTCCTATTCCACCGGGCTGTCGACTTGTCGCCGGAGGAAGTGGCTGGACGCCGGCGAGGTCGTCCACTTCGCCTTCCCTTCGCACGAAGGCAGGATCAGGGTGCCGTACAGGCAGGCGGTGGCGCTGTCAGAGATCGTGCGCTTCTCGACAAACCGATCTGGAGAG ATCGGGAAGCTGTCTCCTGAGTGGGCGAGGTGCCTTGCCCCGCTGGTGAGTTCTTCCAAGGTTATGATCCAGGGGAAGATGGTGTTTCCGATGATGGAGCTCAGGCTGATGCAGGAGGTGTTGCTCTATGTCAG CTTCTACATCCACCGCTCGTCCTTGTACCTGATTTCTCCTAAAAATGAATGCCATCCAAACAATCCCCTCCGTGGCCTCTTCAAGTTGCTTCGGCGATTCGGTGTAGCTGAAGCCTGA
- the LOC125548151 gene encoding DNA repair protein RAD5B-like isoform X1 has protein sequence MSCDGDEEERPVGGVTPTLPPPVKVKSESPDEVDLKMGPFYADSDEVIVKVEAHGEVEVKRERIHADHGEVKVEAAGEVEVKREPTDADSDKVKLESPAVVEAKIKREPIDADIKHGWVKKEEQPDEIKVPVKEEQGKTASPRHVKKEEEEEDSSEDEVEIIDPPPKSKKRNRGDDDDVVFIDLTTSRPAPYLNPKPIRAMPPPGATPLSDWKMVVAPQPAEMDEYPPDHREWVFFTKSYSTGLSTCRRRKWLDAGEVVHFAFPSHEGRIRVPYRQAVALSEIVRFSTNRSGEIGKLSPEWARCLAPLVSSSKVMIQGKMVFPMMELRLMQEVLLYVSFYIHRSSLYLISPKNECHPNNPLRGLFKLLRRFGVAEA, from the exons ATGTCGTGCGACGGCGACGAGGAAGAGCGCCCCGTCGGCGGTGTTACCCCGACGCTGCCGCCTCCGGTGAAAGTGAAAAGCGAATCCCCCGACGAGGTCGATTTGAAGATGGGGCCATTCTATGCCGACTCCGACGAGGTGATTGTGAAGGTCGAGGCCCACGGTGAGGTCGAGGTCAAGAGGGAGCGAATCCATGCCGACCATGGCGAGGTGAAGGTTGAAGCCGCCGGCGAGGTCGAGGTAAAGAGGGAGCCAACCGATGCGGACTCCGACAAGGTGAAGCTTGAATCTCCCGCCGTGGTCGAGGCCAAGATCAAGAGGGAGCCAATCGATGCCGACATCAAGCATGGCTGGGTCAAGAAGGAGGAGCAACCCGACGAGATCAAGGTCCCGGTCAAGGAGGAACAAGGCAAAACTGCGTCGCCGCGTCATGTAAagaaggaggaagaggaggaggactCTAGTGAAGACGAGGTGGAGATCATTGACCCCCCGCCGAAATCCAAGAAGAGAAACCGCGGAGATGACGACGATGTAGTCTTCATCGATCTCACGACGTCCCGCCCGGCGCCTTACCTGAACCCAAAGCCCATCCGGGCAATGCCGCCGCCGGGGGCCACGCCATTGAGCGACTGGAAGATGGTTGTGGCGCCGCAGCCGGCGGAGATGGACGAGTACCCACCGGACCACCGCGAATGGGTCTTCTTCACGAAGTCCTATTCCACCGGGCTGTCGACTTGTCGCCGGAGGAAGTGGCTGGACGCCGGCGAGGTCGTCCACTTCGCCTTCCCTTCGCACGAAGGCAGGATCAGGGTGCCGTACAGGCAGGCGGTGGCGCTGTCAGAGATCGTGCGCTTCTCGACAAACCGATCTGGAGAG ATCGGGAAGCTGTCTCCTGAGTGGGCGAGGTGCCTTGCCCCGCTGGTGAGTTCTTCCAAGGTTATGATCCAGGGGAAGATGGTGTTTCCGATGATGGAGCTCAGGCTGATGCAGGAGGTGTTGCTCTATGTCAG CTTCTACATCCACCGCTCGTCCTTGTACCTGATTTCTCCTAAAAATGAATGCCATCCAAACAATCCCCTCCGTGGCCTCTTCAAGTTGCTTCGGCGATTCGGTGTAGCTGAAGCCTGA